One Phaseolus vulgaris cultivar G19833 chromosome 11, P. vulgaris v2.0, whole genome shotgun sequence genomic window carries:
- the LOC137827858 gene encoding 3',5'-bisphosphate nucleotidase AHL, protein MEEDKYAKELEVAVRVVHVACALCERVQERLLETTNDHVVSKDDDSPVTVADFSVQATISWLLSEIFGVQNVSIVAEEDIQTISKDESASLLEDVVNTVNESLAFASKYGLQSPETTLGSTEILEAIARCNSTGGPRGRYWVLDPVDGTLGFVRGDQYAVALALIEDGKVVLGVLGCPNYPVKTEWLNYHYQHHQTAPQSSVTTPDTGGKGCVLYAKRGSGEAWLQSLIDGEKMLEWPNHAKLIRVSSIDDPALATLCEPVERANSNHSFTAGLAHSVGLRKQPLRVHSMVKYAAIARGDAEIFMKFARSGYKEKIWDHAAGVVIVEEAGGVVTDAGGDPLDFSKGVYLEGLDRGIIACSGLPLHHKFIAAVYASWDSSNL, encoded by the exons ATGGAGGAAGACAAGTACGCCAAGGAATTGGAGGTGGCCGTGAGGGTGGTCCATGTGGCCTGTGCTCTCTGTGAGAGGGTGCAGGAGAGGCTCCTTGAGACCACCAATGATCACGTTGTGTCCAAGGATGATGACTCTCCTGTTACTGTTGCAG ACTTTAGTGTTCAAGCAACTATTAGTTGGTTATTATCAGAAATATTTGGAGTTCAAAACGTTTCAATTGTGGCTGAAGAAGACATACAAACAATCTCCAAGGATGAATCAGCAAGCTTGCTGGAGGATGTTGTGAATACTGTGAATGAGTCTTTAGCTTTTGCATCCAAGTATGGTCTTCAAAGCCCAGAGACAACTCTAGGATCAACTGAAATTCTTGAGGCCATTGCCCGTTGCAACTCAACTGGAGGCCCCAGGGGAAGATATTGGGTACTTGATCCTGTTGATGGCACATTAGGATTTGTACGTGGGGATCAGTATGCTGTTGCTCTAGCTCTGATTGAGGATGGAAAAGTTGTTCTTGGAGTTCTGGGTTGTCCTAACTACCCAGTAAAGACAGAATGGCTTAATTATCATTACCAGCATCACCAAACAGCACCACAATCATCTGTAACAACTCCTGATACAGGAGGAAAAGGATGTGTGCTGTATGCTAAAAGAGGCAGTGGTGAGGCTTGGTTGCAGTCATTGATTGATGGAGAGAAAATGCTAGAATGGCCAAATCATGCTAAACTTATTCGTGTTTCTTCAATTGATGACCCGGCATTGGCTACTCTCTGTGAACCAGTGGAAAGGGCAAACTCAAACCATTCATTCACAGCTGGACTTGCTCACAGTGTGGGACTTAG AAAACAGCCATTGCGCGTGCATAGCATGGTGAAGTATGCAGCAATAGCACGGGGCGACGCAGAGATATTCATGAAATTTGCAAGGAGTGGGTACAAGGAGAAGATATGGGATCATGCTGCTGGTGTTGTGATTGTTGAGGAGGCTGGTGGTGTGGTGACTGATGCTGGAGGAGACCCTCTGGACTTTTCAAAGGGAGTGTACTTAGAAGGTCTTGACAGAGGTATAATTGCATGCTCTGGTCTCCCATTGCATCATAAATTTATTGCTGCTGTTTATGCCAGCTGGGACTCCTCAAATTTATGA
- the LOC137832667 gene encoding uncharacterized protein — MVCFCFLVDQTKKVKRSKPVAGSCSRCGGGASVADMITQTRFCSVPFYCKSWKAIMCTFCGAMLKSYT, encoded by the coding sequence ATGGTTTGCTTTTGTTTTCTGGTGGATCAGACAAAGAAAGTGAAGCGGAGCAAGCCGGTGGCGGGGTCGTGCTCACGGTGCGGCGGCGGTGCCAGTGTGGCAGACATGATTACTCAAACCAGATTTTGCTCCGTTCCTTTCTACTGCAAATCTTGGAAGGCTATCATGTGCACTTTCTGTGGAGCCATGCTCAAGTCTTATACATGA